The Apium graveolens cultivar Ventura chromosome 11, ASM990537v1, whole genome shotgun sequence genome has a window encoding:
- the LOC141695314 gene encoding uncharacterized protein LOC141695314: protein MDKNEEEAWQFFEEIAEKTMLWESTRELNPEPERSKGLHVVGISITTEAKLATLTKRLEALETNKVSSQFSICANCSSPNHVIDNCPESEQVNAMFQPRVRNDPYAPTYNPGWKNRPNFSWNQGQYNQFNQNSQPAFQKPNPGPYPTQNLGHYPNSVPLNPPGFSESDKKLNSIEKNMEALLKSQQSFMQAMTQDRQLLNSNTQTISKLDVQVSQLENTISEREKNRFPGQPEANPKFHQNQQSHETVNSVISLRSGNQFNNHAGINTHQEDKLTSKPNPILLNHSLQQPPNPNPENSESNESSPSKEPPSKPHSDASSEKVFKPKASFPQRLISNKQSAQLDTILEVFKQVKINIPLLDAIQQVPSYAKCLKDLCTHKRTTHVPKKAFLTSHVSSILSNQISVKYKDPSCPTISCVIGNTFIDKALLDLGASVNLLPLSVYQALGLGELKKTSITLQLADRSVKTPKGIIEDVLIKIGNFVFPADFVVLETERVKNLKNQIPIILGRPFLATSNALINCRNGSMKLTFGNMSIDLNIFNVGNQPNEIFEQPVGVNLVDKVVS, encoded by the coding sequence ATGGATAAAAATGAGGAAGAAGCTTGGCAATTTTTTGAGGAGATAGCTGAAAAAACAATGTTGTGGGAGTCAACTAGGGAACTTAATCCGGAACCTGAAAGATCTAAGGGCTTACACGTAGTTGGTATTTCTATTACAACCGAAGCTAAGTTAGCTACACTCACTAAACGTCTAGAAGCCTTAGAAACCAACAAGGTGTCTTCTCAATTTTCTATCTGTGCAAATTGTAGTTCTCCTAATCATGTAATAGACAATTGCCCTGAAAGTGAACAAGTCAATGCTATGTTTCAACCTAGAGTTAGGAATGATCCATATGCACCCACATACAATCCTGGTTGGAAGAATCGCCCAAATTTCTCATGGAACCAAGGTCAATACAATCAGTTTAATCAAAATTCTCAACCTGCTTTTCAAAAGCCCAATCCTGGTCCATACCCAACTCAAAATCTTGGTCATTATCCTAACTCAGTCCCCTTAAATCCTCCTGGTTTTAGTGAATCTGATAAGAAATTGAATTCCATTGAAAAAAATATGGAGGCTTTACTTAAATCTCAACAATCTTTCATGCAAGCTATGACCCAAGATAGGCAGTTGCTAAATTCAAACACACAAACCATATCTAAGCTAGATGTCCAAGTTAGTCAATTGGAAAACACAATCAGTGAGAGAGAGAAAAATCGTTTCCCTGGTCAACCCGAGGCTAATCCTAAATTTCATCAAAACCAACAGTCTCATGAAACTGTGAACTCTGTCATCTCTCTAAGGTCTGGAAATCAATTCAACAATCATGCTGGTATTAATACTCATCAGGAAGATAAACTAACATCTAAACCAAATCCTATACTCTTGAATCATAGTCTTCAACAACCTCCCAATCCAAATCCTGAAAATTCTGAATCTAATGAGTCATCACCATCCAAAGAACCACCTTCAAAACCCCACTCTGATGCGTCTAGTGAAAAAGTCTTTAAGCCAAAAGCTTCGTTTCCTCAAAGACTTATCTCAAACAAACAATCTGCTCAGCTAGATACGATTTTGGAAGTTTTTAAGCAAGTCAAGATCAATATTCCTCTTTTAGATGCAATTCAACAAGTTCCCTCTTATGCTAAGTGTCTAAAAGATTTGTGTACTCATAAAAGAACCACTCATGTTCCTAAGAAAGCTTTCCTGACCTCTCATGTTAGTTCTATCTTGTCAAATCAAATTTCTGTGAAGTATAAGGATCCTAGTTGTCCTACCATCTCTTGTGTCATAGGAAATACCTTCATTGATAAAGCTTTACTTGATTTGGGAGCTAGTGTGAATCTTCTTCCATTATCAGTCTATCAAGCCTTGGGCTTAGGTGAACTTAAAAAGACCAGTATTACTCTTCAATTAGCTGATCGTTCTGTTAAAACTCCTAAGGGTATAATTGAAGATGTTTTGATAAAAATTGGTAATTTTGTCTTCCCCGCTGATTTCGTTGTTCTAGAAACCGAACgagtcaaaaatctcaaaaatCAAATCCCCATCATTTTAGGAAGGCCTTTTCTTGCCACCTCTAATGCTTTGATTAACTGTAGAAATGGTTCGATGAAACTCACATTTGGAAACATGTCGATAGATCTGAATATCTTTAATGTAGGAAATCAACCTAATGAGATTTTTGAACAACCTGTAGGAGTTAACTTGGTAGATAAGGTTGTGTCTTAG